The Flavobacteriales bacterium genome contains the following window.
CCATCATGATTAAAGGACTTTTCGGTAAAAAGAAAGATAAACCCAAAGAGGCGTTGACTCCACCCGATATCAATGTGCCGATGGAGTTGGTATTCGCGACCAATAACGAGCACAAATTGCGCGAGGTACAGGCCACGGTGCCGCAGCATATTAAGCTTTTGAGCTTAAAGGATATTGGCTGTACCGAAGATATTCCGGAAACCCAACCGACCATTGAAGGGAATGCCCTGCAAAAAGCGAGGTACATTCACGAGCACTACGGCCGCGATTGCTTTGCGGACGATACCGGATTGGAAGTAGAGGCCCTGGAGGGTCGACCCGGAGTGCTGAGTGCCCGCTATGCCGGGCCGGCGCGGGACGATAAGGAGAACATGTTCAAGGTGTTGTACGAACTCGAGAAGCAGGAGAACCGCGCCGCTCGATTCAAAACCGTTATTGCTTTGATCATCGACGGGCAAGAACGCACCTTTGAAGGTATCGCCAACGGCAATATCACTGAAGAACCTTCGGGTGATGCGGGATTCGGATACGACCCTATTTTTACTTTTACCGGTGAAAC
Protein-coding sequences here:
- a CDS encoding non-canonical purine NTP diphosphatase, whose amino-acid sequence is MELVFATNNEHKLREVQATVPQHIKLLSLKDIGCTEDIPETQPTIEGNALQKARYIHEHYGRDCFADDTGLEVEALEGRPGVLSARYAGPARDDKENMFKVLYELEKQENRAARFKTVIALIIDGQERTFEGIANGNITEEPSGDAGFGYDPIFTFTGETRTFAEMTADEKNAVSHRARATEKLVQFLNKFY